From one Nilaparvata lugens isolate BPH chromosome 2, ASM1435652v1, whole genome shotgun sequence genomic stretch:
- the LOC111046566 gene encoding uncharacterized protein LOC111046566, with protein MASSQQIEEFNSDFSLCRIDDQQETARDDIRSRLKLLNIHFNWSLHQTRPDGPKSEILVSELKRKLKEMLDSSNSEFTFQSFCCQLTMAQELIKYDTASALEKVLECEPWVMSLKSDTCQENEFFSIREAVEYIYIGCKAFVLFTSGYIVEAEKVLSKIPDLENMEEIQKSGIYAVKACAFMQYGLPGFEKALEYISIARSKHPKMAEWHFLTGKLMTRIRHIKRYYTVVESIDAEEKFYRTAYELDRNEPSYALYVAQITREKACRLFHECRYDREAQKNSLVYINRMHEESLSLYTELIETYQNDSFILGRCAFGIVKLPWPYKRLDLAVNAIEQALKISPENPLINHYAGLIYHRNLKDDAKGLKYFARAANKGNYAALMDFLRLKLLLDPKNYDPLPELNKALEYTDFIPLTLSEIGSWYFFKKLNIFSAWDHLQKITDDHYIRNYRSVIQNMKYNCNMYEVIFDEVKLMIAECKYKDKQEREKLMSIHEQLQILCPQSHSTSYVGLKSMIMNNKDSNSLHFSQRGSGNGRMRPDTQACGKGESAGNWRSSTGNINRLVCNSLSIHREGKTYQWRKNDPKYHEISLRNNQGSLNCSRDSIHIHKYQRTNVFACKTSDPHSWRTTSTRNVSPSEDQQ; from the exons ATGGCTTCGTCTCAACAAATTGAGGAATTCAACAGTGATTTCAGCTTGTGCAGAATTGACGATCAACAGGAAACTGCGCGTGACGATATAAGGAGTCGATTGAAACTTTTGAATATACATTTCAATTGGAGTCTTCACCAAACAAGACCTGATGGCCCTAAATCTGAAATACTTGTTTctgaattgaagaggaagttgAAAGAGATGTTGGACTCCAGTAACTCAGAATTCACATTTCAATC TTTTTGTTGTCAGTTGACAATGGCTCAAGAACTGATAAAATATGACACTGCTAGTGCACTGGAGAAGGTGTTGGAATGTGAGCCGTGGGTGATGAGTCTCAAAAGTGACACCTGTCAAGAAAATGAGTTCTTTTCTATCCGAGAAGCCGTGGAATACATTTATATAGGTTGCAAAGCGTTTGTATTATTCACGAGTGGATATATTGTAGAAGCGGAAAAG GTGCTTTCAAAAATTCCTGACTTAGAGAACATGGAAGAAATACAAAAATCGGGAATATATGCTGTGAAAGCTTGTGCTTTCATGCAATATGGCCTGCCAGGATTTGAGAAAGCTTTGGAGTACATTAGCATCGCTAGATCAAAGCATCCAAAAATGGCTGAATGGCATTTTCTGACAGGGAAGCTCATGA CAAGAATTCGACACATTAAACGTTATTATACCGTTGTCGAATCAATTGATGCAGAAGAAAAGTTCTATCGAACCGCTTATGAGCTGGATAGGAATGAACCCAGCTATGCGTTGTACGTGGCTCAAATCACCCGTGAAAAAGCATGTAGATTGTTTCATGAATGTCGCTACGATAGAGAAGCTCAAAAAAATTCATTGGTATACATAAATAGAATGCACGAGGAATCATTATCGTTATACAC GGAACTGATTGAGACTTATCAAAATGATTCTTTCATACTGGGTCGATGTGCATTTGGCATAGTGAAACTTCCCTGGCCATACAAACGCCTTGATTTGGCAGTGAATGCTATTGAGCAGGCTTTGAAAATATCTCCTGAGAATCCTCTAATTAATCATTATGCTGGATTGATTTATCATCGCAACCTGAAG GATGATGCAAAGGGATTGAAATATTTTGCACGAGCTgctaataaaggcaattatgCTGCACTGATGGATTTCTTGAGGTTGAAACTCCTGCTCGATCCAAAAAATTATGATCCACTTCCTGAACTGAACAAAGCATTGGAGTACACCGATTTCATTCCATTAACATTGAGTGAAATCGGTTCCTGgtatttctttaaaaaactgAACATCTTCAGTGCATGGGATCATCTACAGAAAATTACAGACGATCATTATATCAGA aattacaGGTCCGTCATCCAGAACATGAAATACAATTGCAACATGTATGAAGTGATATTCGATGAAGTTAAACTAATGATAGCTGAATGCAAATACAAAGACAAACAAGAAAGGGAGAAGCTGATGTCAATTCATGAACAATTGCAGATACTTTGTCCCCAATCACACTCAACGAGCTACGTCGGTCTGAAATcaatgattatgaataataaggACTCTAATAGTTTGCATTTCAGCCAGAGAGGCTCTGGAAATGGAAGAATGAGGCCTGATACACAAGCATGTGGCAAGGGTGAATCAGCTGGAAACTGGCGATCAAGCACAGGTAATATCAACAGACTAGTTTGCAACAGTTTGAGCATTCACAGGGAAGGAAAAACATATCAATGGAGGAAAAATGACCCAAAATATCACGAGATATCTCTTAGGAACAATCAGGGGAGTCTGAATTGTAGCAGAGATTCAATACACATCCATAAATATCAGAGAACCAATGTCTTCGCCTGCAAAACCAGTGATCCACATTCATGGAGGACAACTTCTACGAGGAATGTTTCTCCTTCTGAAGACCAACaataa